A segment of the Halococcus hamelinensis 100A6 genome:
ATCGTCACCGCCTCGCGGATCGTCTCGTCGAGCTCCCGTTCGTCGAAGTCCCAGACCGCCGTCTCGTTCGTGAGCTCGCGCCGGATGAGCTCGGCTTCGAGCGAGACGTTGGTGAGGTAGTCGAATTCTCTCCTATCGAGCCGGCGCTTCAGCGCCTTCAGCGGGTCGCCCGCGTTGCGTTCTGCGTGCTGATTCAACTGGGCTTCGAGGTCGGGGTTCGAGATGATGACCAACTGGGTATCGATGTCCATCCCGATCCCCTTGTCCAACTTTACGGAGCCCTCGTCCGGCACGTTGAGGAGTTTCCGGAGGAGGTCGGCGTGCTGGGCGGCGTCCTCGACGATCGTGAGCAGGCCGTTGCCCTGGCTGAGGACGCCGTCGTAGGAGAACGCCTGGGGGTTCTTCCGGCCGCGCGAGTCGAGCTCGCGCACCATCCCCGCCATCCACGAGCCGACCAGCCGTTCCTTGGGGCTGCCGTCGTCCTCCGAGTGGAGCACGCCGATGCCCTGGCCCACGTCCACCACGTAGTTCTTCACCCGGAGGTGGCGGCGGTCGGTCACGGCCGAGAACAGGTCACGGGCCCCTTCGCGGCGGTACTGCTCTTCGAGGTAGTCGTAGGCCTCCCGGCAGAACGGGTCGAGACGACCCTCGGCCACGACCGGGATGTGGTCGTCGAGCCGTGCGTTGAGCGCCTCGACGACTTCCGCTCGGACCGCCGCCGGGAACACCGTGAGAGGGCTCGACTGCACGGGGCTCTGATACCAGTCGTCCTCGTCGTCGCGGTACTCGTTGCCGTAGGTCAGCCCGCCACCGCCGCCGACGCCCGCGACGTTCCACTCGACGGTGTAGCGCCGGCCCGCGTCGGTCTTCGAGAACTCACGGAGGCCGTTGATCAGACACCGCTTGAGTTCGGACTTTCCGGTGGCCGTGGGCCCCGCGAGCCAGATTATCTTCTCGTCCTTGCCGCGGCGGGCCGCGATCGACCGGAGGTCGTCGACGAACGCGTTGAGGACTCGCGTATTGCCCAGAATGGCGTGCTCGCCGTCGTTGTGCGGGTCGTCGAAGAAGCGATAGCGCTCGCGCTCCTCGCCCTCCTCGATCACGGTTCGCGTGCCCATCGATTCGATCGCCGTCACGAGGTACTTCGAGGCGTGGGCGGCGATCGCGGGGTCGGCGAGCGCCGCGTCGACGTACTCCGCGAGGCTCATCGGCTCCTCGTAGGTCGCCCTGAGCGCCCGGTCGGCGGCCCCGACGAACGACTCGCCGGCCGGCTGGCGGTCGCTCATCAGCCCTCCATCTCTGCTTTCGCGACCTCGGCCCCGGCGAACTCGAGCACCTCCTTCGCGCCACCCTCGGAGTAGCCCTGTTCGCGGAGGGCGTCGATCCACGCGCTCCGCTCCTCGTCGTCCATCTCGCCCGACGACACCAGCGCCGAGAAGTTGATGTTGTGCTTCTTGTCCTCCCAGAGTTTTCGCTCCAGGGCCCGCCGGAGGCGGTCGTTGTCCTGCGGGTTGAACGTGTCGCCCTCGCGCGCTCGCCGCGACACCCAGTTCGAGACCTCCTGACGGAAGTCGTCCTTCCGATCCTCGGGCAGGTCGAGTTTCTCCTCCACCGAACGGAGGAACGTCTCGTCGGGGCCCTGTTCACGCCCGGTGAGTTCGTCCTCCACGGTGTCGTCGTCGATGTAGGCCATGACGTGGTCCATGTACTTCTCGCCCTGGCGCTGGATCTCGTCGAGGTCGTAGGCCAGCGCGTGCCGGACGTCCTCGATCGCTCGCTCGCGGTACTCCTCGCGAACGCGTTCGAGGTAGCGGTAGTAGGTCTCGAAGAGGTCCTCGGCGATCGAGCCGTGGTTCTCGAGGTTGCCCTCCAGGTGGTTGAACGTCGTCAGCGCCGAGAGGAACCCCCGGCTTCTGTGCATCGAGTCCATGATGGCCTCGGCGATCTCGTCGCCGATGAACCGTGGCGAGACCCCCTCCATCCCCTCGCCGATCTCGGCGGTCCCCGCGGCCTCCTCACGGAGCTTCTTGACGTCGACGTCGTCAACCTCGTCGATCTCGCCGTTGTAGGCCTTCGCCTTCTGGAGGACGTCCACGGTACCGGAGTCGGGCTCCTCTATTCTGGTGAGCACCCCGAACAGCCCCGCCATCTCGAGGGTGTGTGGTTCGACGTGGACGTCGGGCACGTCGGCGTTCTGGAGCATCTTCCGGTAGATGTTGGCCTCCTCCTCGTACTGGAGCACGTAGGGGAAGTCGATCCGCTTCGTACGGTCGTTGAACGCCTCCATCTTCTCGTCGCCCTTCTTCTCCTTGTACTCGGGCATGTTGGTCCGCCCCACGATCACCTGGTCGATGTCCATCCGGGGGTTGTTCTTCGGCTTGATGGTCATCTCCTGGGTCGCGTGCAGGAAGTCGTAGAGGAACTCGCGCTGGAGTTTGAGGAGTTCCTCACCGGAGAAGATACCACGATTCGCATTACAGAACGCGCCCGAGTAGTCGAAGGCGCGGGGGTCCGACTCGCCGTAGACGGCGATCTTCGAGTAGTTGACGTCACCGGTCAGTTCGGTCTCGTCCTGGTTCTTCTTGTCCTTCGGCTCGAAGGTCTCGACCGCCTGACGTTTGTTCTCGTCGGCGGTCAGCCGGACCACCTCGATGTGGTTTTCGAGCACCTGCTGGAGGTCGTCGTCGTAGTAGGCCAACAACCGGTCCATGTAGAACTCGCTGGCGGGGTCGAGCGCCTGCTCGTTCTCGATCGTGTAGGGTGCGTCGATCCGCTCGTTCAGCTCGGCTACCACCCGGTTTCGCTGGTCGAGCGGCAAGAGGACGAGGGGATCCTGGTTCATCGGGCTCCGGACCACGTCGTCGGCGGGGTCCTGGTCGGCGATCACGTCACACAGGTTGGTCCACCGGAAGGTGTACATCCGGCCCTCCTCGCGGAGGGTGTAATCCTCGAAGTAGCGCCGGACCTGCCGGTCGAAGTCGGATTTACCCGACCCGACGGGGCCGAGCAGGAGCTTGATCCGGCGTTCGGGGCCCAGCCCGCGGGCCCCGGATTTCGCCTTGTTGACGAACTCGTGGATCGACTCGTGGATCTCGCGACCGAAGAAGGTGTTCTCGCCACCGCTCAGCGGATCCTCGGTTGCGAGGTGGTACTCGACGATCCCGGTGTCCTCGTCGTACTCCGTGCCGTAGAAATCGAACATATCCGCGACGCGTTGATGGGCGTTGCGCGCGATCGGCGGCTCCTCGCGGACCGTGTCGAGATACCACTGGAAGGTCTGGGTCGTCCGGAGGTCGGTCGGTATCGATGCCCGGTACTCCTCGCTGAGTGCTTCGAGCGTGTTGGTTTCGCCTGACATTGTCTTATCCGTTCGATCGAGGGATCGGACGACGCCCACCGGTCGCTTCCGAGGGCGGCCGATCCAGCGTTATGTGCTCACACGTGTCATTCAGCACGGCCGACGACGCACCCCTTGACTGGTTTCGGGGACCACCGCGGAGCGCCTCGGGACGACGTAGCATGGTAGAGGGACCCACCAATACTACTAAGAGGGAGTGGTTTGGAGCATATAACTGTTGTCCCAATTTCGGCGACGAGCGGCTCTCCTCCGAGAAAACCCGCCGAAAGTTCAGGGCGCGGTGCATCCACGACCGGGAACGACTTGCCGGGTCGTCACCGAACGACAGCATGGGTGACTTCGAGACGCTTCCCGAGGACTGGGCGGTCTGGAACGAGGCCGACGACCGGTGTGTGCTGGTCTATCGGCCCGACGTGTTCGACACGAACGCGTTCGACGCGGCGTGTCTCCCGACGATCTACCTCACGCGCGGTCGGCGGTCGCGCCGCCCGGGTCGCCAGCGCGCCCCCGGGACCGCGAACACGTGGTACGTCACGCTCTTCCTCGAACCCGAGGTCGAACGCGAGGCCGAGACCTACGACACCCGCCCCGAGGCTGTTGCGGGTGCGGTAGCGCTCGCCGAGCGCTTCGCCGCCGGCGAGGTCGACTATCGCGGCCTCTACCAGGTCCCGCG
Coding sequences within it:
- a CDS encoding PrkA family serine protein kinase, with product MSGETNTLEALSEEYRASIPTDLRTTQTFQWYLDTVREEPPIARNAHQRVADMFDFYGTEYDEDTGIVEYHLATEDPLSGGENTFFGREIHESIHEFVNKAKSGARGLGPERRIKLLLGPVGSGKSDFDRQVRRYFEDYTLREEGRMYTFRWTNLCDVIADQDPADDVVRSPMNQDPLVLLPLDQRNRVVAELNERIDAPYTIENEQALDPASEFYMDRLLAYYDDDLQQVLENHIEVVRLTADENKRQAVETFEPKDKKNQDETELTGDVNYSKIAVYGESDPRAFDYSGAFCNANRGIFSGEELLKLQREFLYDFLHATQEMTIKPKNNPRMDIDQVIVGRTNMPEYKEKKGDEKMEAFNDRTKRIDFPYVLQYEEEANIYRKMLQNADVPDVHVEPHTLEMAGLFGVLTRIEEPDSGTVDVLQKAKAYNGEIDEVDDVDVKKLREEAAGTAEIGEGMEGVSPRFIGDEIAEAIMDSMHRSRGFLSALTTFNHLEGNLENHGSIAEDLFETYYRYLERVREEYRERAIEDVRHALAYDLDEIQRQGEKYMDHVMAYIDDDTVEDELTGREQGPDETFLRSVEEKLDLPEDRKDDFRQEVSNWVSRRAREGDTFNPQDNDRLRRALERKLWEDKKHNINFSALVSSGEMDDEERSAWIDALREQGYSEGGAKEVLEFAGAEVAKAEMEG
- a CDS encoding DUF5820 family protein: MGDFETLPEDWAVWNEADDRCVLVYRPDVFDTNAFDAACLPTIYLTRGRRSRRPGRQRAPGTANTWYVTLFLEPEVEREAETYDTRPEAVAGAVALAERFAAGEVDYRGLYQVPREAYLDELDALTGGG
- a CDS encoding PrkA family serine protein kinase; translated protein: MSDRQPAGESFVGAADRALRATYEEPMSLAEYVDAALADPAIAAHASKYLVTAIESMGTRTVIEEGEERERYRFFDDPHNDGEHAILGNTRVLNAFVDDLRSIAARRGKDEKIIWLAGPTATGKSELKRCLINGLREFSKTDAGRRYTVEWNVAGVGGGGGLTYGNEYRDDEDDWYQSPVQSSPLTVFPAAVRAEVVEALNARLDDHIPVVAEGRLDPFCREAYDYLEEQYRREGARDLFSAVTDRRHLRVKNYVVDVGQGIGVLHSEDDGSPKERLVGSWMAGMVRELDSRGRKNPQAFSYDGVLSQGNGLLTIVEDAAQHADLLRKLLNVPDEGSVKLDKGIGMDIDTQLVIISNPDLEAQLNQHAERNAGDPLKALKRRLDRREFDYLTNVSLEAELIRRELTNETAVWDFDERELDETIREAVTMSVGEGAGGAATEIELAPHTVAAAALYSVVTRLDAETLPGGLDLVDKALLFDQGYLQRGDERVEREAFSFPDESTDGDSGIPVTFTRDTIADLLYADRDRKHPDLPVENVVMPQDVLDAMAEGLAEAPVFSTTERGEFEGRVVAVKNQVFDRQEDDVLGAMMYDKQVDEATVAEYVEHVYAWATDDTVENDRGEVVGPDPLVMKVFETEHLGRFGPESYDGNHPSPAVREFRTEKIITAMNRHAWHSRDDEFRASDVALTEIPVVDAVLGSYDWSDVRRTYEDFDPRQWQDPPTGTETASLKAETIATMVAEFGYTEASAELTSRHVMGQVSYRWD